Proteins from a single region of Ancylothrix sp. D3o:
- a CDS encoding DUF2927 domain-containing protein, whose amino-acid sequence MKLISTMALVVLIAVWYNEQPTNFVEPINQSKTSSISPDETFLYFKEVALKSEFGSSNEGVIKKWMVPLKLEIAGLPTPADLQTLEAVTRELELLTKLPIEFVKPNTGNMRIRFTPEAEFQKFIPTYQPGNSGFFWLNWDETKQITGAEILISTTGVTQKERSHLIREELTQAFGLPADSEKYPDSIFYQQWTDITEYSSLDKKLIKMLYNPQVKPGMNESQLEKLWRKNRL is encoded by the coding sequence ATGAAACTTATTTCTACTATGGCGTTGGTGGTTTTAATAGCCGTTTGGTATAATGAGCAACCAACAAATTTTGTTGAACCAATCAACCAGTCTAAGACTTCTTCCATTTCTCCAGATGAGACTTTCCTTTATTTCAAAGAAGTAGCGCTAAAATCTGAGTTTGGCAGTTCAAATGAGGGTGTAATCAAGAAATGGATGGTTCCCCTAAAACTAGAGATAGCCGGTCTTCCCACTCCCGCAGATTTACAAACACTGGAAGCTGTCACCCGTGAATTAGAACTACTGACCAAATTACCAATAGAATTCGTTAAGCCCAACACTGGTAATATGCGAATCAGGTTTACCCCAGAAGCAGAGTTTCAGAAATTCATTCCCACTTATCAACCAGGCAATAGCGGATTCTTCTGGTTGAACTGGGATGAAACCAAACAAATCACAGGCGCAGAGATTTTAATCTCGACTACAGGTGTCACTCAAAAAGAACGTTCTCATCTTATTCGAGAAGAATTAACACAAGCCTTTGGGTTGCCGGCGGATTCTGAAAAATATCCAGACAGCATATTTTATCAACAATGGACAGACATCACCGAATATTCATCCCTAGATAAAAAGTTAATCAAAATGCTGTACAACCCACAAGTTAAGCCGGGGATGAATGAAAGTCAACTAGAGAAGCTGTGGAGGAAAAACCGGCTATGA
- a CDS encoding M23 family metallopeptidase, with protein MEEGTVNEVKPDSPVGGILGIKSTSSDEVYRYVHLDRDSVRPFKVGDFVPKGSVVGLIGPTFPGSSGPHGHFERYLNGKIDWKIHEHLKTAIKAPKP; from the coding sequence ATTGAAGAAGGGACAGTTAATGAGGTCAAGCCCGATTCTCCTGTTGGTGGAATCCTGGGAATTAAATCAACTTCCTCAGATGAAGTTTATCGGTATGTTCATTTAGATCGGGATTCGGTGAGGCCATTTAAAGTCGGTGATTTTGTACCAAAAGGAAGTGTTGTCGGTTTAATTGGCCCTACCTTTCCTGGTTCTTCAGGGCCACATGGTCATTTCGAGAGATACCTAAATGGCAAAATAGATTGGAAAATCCATGAACATTTGAAAACAGCAATTAAAGCCCCCAAACCATGA